From Plasmodium malariae genome assembly, chromosome: 8:
CTTGTACTCTTTTATTTGTAACACTTCTTATTGCACTTTTCCCactatatattcttttaattctatttatattatctgaattttttatactaCAAAGATAGTTACTCACTTTAGTTAATTTGCTTTCATTTCTGTCTCCCATATAATTTTCTGCATTTTTGTTACTTGATAATTTGatgtaattctttttatttgcatttttcCCATACGAATCACTAgctccttttattttatttccattgactttattaaaatgatCTGTTTCTTCACTCTCCTCGTAATCATTTGTATTTTCGCTTTGCTCCCCTTCAGCTACGCTATAATTGGCAGAAGTGCacttattttgaaaaatgttCAACTGCCCCATAAAATGCATAAGGTTACtaccttttttttcgttACTAATATGATTTTTGCGTTTGTTTTTGACCTTGCCAACTCCATTACAATTGTCACTGTTATTCTTTTCGTTGCTTCTTCCAGTACCTGAGATATTACTTTCTCCCTTACAGCTGcctatatttttctctttttcattaGTAGTATCATTTGATAGGGAGACTCCTTCATTATCCACACTAGATCTAACAGATTTGCTATTCAATAGCGTgaaatttcttattttgcTAGTAACTATTTCAGTGAAACGGTTGTACACAGATTTTGTTACTCTTACTTTTGTATTTCCCTCATTCCCCTTCATATTTTCCTCGTTCCCATGAGTGTTCTTATTTCCTTTtgataaatttacataatttttggTCAATTTTGTAAAGTTGCTTTCAAACGTACTAGATTTAGAATTCAAACCGTTGCTAACTCCACCTTCATTTGCCATTTTTAGTAAGTTCACATTATTTGTAGGGTTAGAATACCTATTAGTAAATTTAGATCCTTTTGAATGCAAAAATATggtatttttatcatttgaATTATTGAGATTTCTCTTAAAACCGGTATACACATTAGCATTTACCATCCTATTGTAACAACTGCTGTATCGCTTGTCATCAAAAGGAGTTTGTTTTCTAATATGACTTAAATTTGATATGCTTTTCATCTTACTCTTCTCATTACTCATTTTTCTCCTATTGGTTGTGCCCATATTGCTTTTGCTATCATTTAcgtcgtttttttttttttttttttcacaaaaatCGTTTCCATAGTTTTTGTTAGAAGTGGCACCGTTAGACAtgtttatttcgtttttttcgtttatttgttttatttgtttttttttgtttttttcgcTATTTTCGCTATTTTCGCTATTTTCACTGTTTTCTCtattttcgttattttctctattttcgttattttctctattttcgctattttctctattttcgctattttctctattttcgtttttttcttGCATACTGGTTTTCAATTTTCCTACCAAATTTGCATCACCGCGATTTTCCAGCTGTCGTGCATTTGGATCtaccattttattttttatgtcttCCCTTAACATTTCGTCGGTACAttgatttaaattttttgaagttaaataatcattgttatttttttgttcactTGTAGAATTTATTCTCATAATTCCCGAGTTAGGGTGTATAAAAGAAGagtcatatttattaaggTCAAGTTGACTAGGATTGAGAACATTAATATTAGTACTGTAATTGTAAATACCACCAGAATGCTCTTTTGCGGTACCTACCTTTTTACTCATTTCGTCACTCCATAGataattatttgaatttacTTCTTTCGCGCAGTAAAGGTTATGAGTATTCTTCttagcatttttattttgataattattattcGTCACTTTATAATTTTCGCTAATATTAGACAAAATGGTTAAGGGTGTGTTTTCATAACTTTTGCTTTGGTACATGCCAAAGTTAGATGGATAATTAATACtgttatagttatatatattattattattattactactacatatgttattatatatattactgttTTTCATATTGCTCAGATTCGGCAATAACATGTACCCCTTTTTGGCAAATAAAGGATTCTGAATGCTGTGTTTGCTTGGCTGCTTTACATATAAACCTGGCTTGTTCAGGACGGCAGCTGTAACGTTGTTTATTGAACTAAACCtcttcatataattattatcgtGTTGCATGTTAACATTAGTActatatttcaaataattaatatttcctGTTGAAAATTCTCTATTTTTCTTAGTACTAATATGATCATGCCCATGTATTTTGCTACCTACATAATAACCTGGAGCGAatactttctttttatatttattctctTCAGAATTTTTAGTGAATTTATGTTCGATGTTTTTCTTAtcatcaatatttttaataacctTTTCAGTTTTCCTGCTTGTTACCAATTTTTGGATTTCTATTCCCGTTTTgtgttcattattttttatgttttctgtaatgtttttatttttcatatttttagttaactctatttttttcttattctcTAGCATACTATTAGAGTTACTTTCgctctttttattattacaggATTCGAATTTTTCGAactttgtaatttttttagccttctttacttttttatttttttcattatcattcgcctcctttttgttttcctCCTGTGAACTTTCATCTTGGGTTAATTCTGACTTTTCTTTTAACTTGTTCATTTGATCTACGTTTGTACTTATGGATCCATTTAACTTGATGTTTCGATGTAGATTGTTTCTCTTTGCATTAAAGCCTTGTGATGGTCGTCCTTGTAGTTCGTATTCTTcatctacatttttttcttctttttcatcaTCAGATTGTTTATCATCCTTGTCCTTAACACTACTACTGTAGTTGCTGCTACCCATATCATCGGAGACAACATCTTTCAAAAAGTGTGTATCagtttttatctttttctttttagcGCATTTAGGATCATACTTCAAATCATTATTTGGACAAAATTCAATTGTATGGTTTATTTCATTCATGATAATGTCTTTTGTTAAATTTCGTGTATTATTTTCTGTATCATTTAAATTCTTCATTGATTTTTTGCTGTTCTCTTCGGCACTAGTCATGAAGCTTGTCTTTCCCTTCTTGATGCCCACATTAtgattactactactacaactactattattaatgGTCGTAGTAGCAACAGTAGCAGCAGTAGCAGCAGTAGCAGTGCCAATAGTATGTTTTTTACCGTTTGTGCTGCTATTATATTCTACCGTCGCGTTGTTCTTGTGTTTTTCCTTCTGAAGTTTGTTTCTCTGTTTGACTTTTTTCATCCCTTCGATTGCTGTTCCTTTGATAGCTGCTCCTCCATTGACTGTTTCTACCGCAAGCTCCTCCACTTCTCCTCTTTCCTCCGCGTTATCTGCAAAACTGGAGGTGTTCGTTTCCCCACTTAACCTAGAACTCATCTGTGATagtatatcatttttatgaattaatattttgtggtcgtttaaataattagatatgatattttttaaattttggtTCTTCGAATCATCTGATAATATTAGTTTGATAATTTcgtttaaatgttttatcaAATTGTCAAAATTGTCATGTAGTTGAAgtatatcattaaaaattgatgcaaattttaaggaaagcagttcaaataatattttgtctTTCACTTCGGTTTCATTGTTGTTCAAcattaataacaatatattattaaaatgaacAATCATTTTGATAATTTCGTTGTAgtagttattatttttagcaTTCCTTTCAATAATATAGGATCTTATATCACTAACAGTTATGTATTTCTTCTCTTCGTCCTCACGGATGTCTCCAATTCTTCCGCTACTTCTACGACTTCTACTATTTTTGTTACCTGTGGTCATATGTACCTTTTCAAAATGGCCAATGTCGGTTATGCCACTTGGTTTCATCTTATCATTAGCAGAATATTCATGAATGCAGTCGTATAATAACTGAATGCTGGacaattttatatcataatttaaatctgaaaaacaatttttaaaaatttcgaatgttattttttcttctttcacATTTAGTATATCTGTTAAAACATCTTCTGTGATATAatttgtttcatttatttccatatttaACGATTCTTCTTCGAATGAAAAGTTTTCTGaggcaattttttttaatggttCTTCTTTAAAGTTGTCCAAGCAGTTAAGGGTTAAACTgcttactttttcttttttttctgccTTATTTTGGGTAAGTAAATTCTCACTTGAGTTGTTCGAATGTTGGTATTTTTGTTCCTTGTTCATCTCATCACCCCCAAAGAGGGTATTACAGTTACTACGTTTGTCTCTTTCTGTATTTCTGTCTCTGCTACAGTTGAGGTTGCTTTTGCTGCTACGATTTCTGATAGTGCCTCCACTACTTTGGTTGCTACTATCACTGCTTCTGTTACTGTGGCTATTATGTTGATCGTCCTTAATTCCATTCTCTTCTATACCTGATGCTCCTTCTAACTTTTGTTCTCTTTTTTCGTTCTTATTgatatcaaaatattttgataagTGAGACACTTCAATTTtgtactttttaaatatttcgtCTATTTCGtctatttcatttatttcatcAGAGTTATTTCTACTACTACTTACAAATTCTGAGTTACTACTTTTTATCTCTAAACCTGACGCgccaaatatattttctgtattatatgtattccGCTTACTATCAAATCTATTCATTATGCTCATATGatcttcatcatcatcatcatcatcatcatcattatcattatcattatcattattatcattattaccaCTATTATCATGAATAGCACTGTTatcactattattatattcttccTTATTCGTTTCAAAATTGAGCATGTCTGTTTTTATTACACTTGgttcaaaattattatctttattaCTCAAATTATAGCTAAGTTCGGAATATACTCTTTTCTTTGTTACATCtgatataaaagaaatgtttATCAAATTTTCTGTTTCGTTAAAAACAGATGAATAATGACTCTTTTTGTTACTATAGTTTAGTTCTTCTAATGATTTATTACTTAATATTGGTTTacttgttttattattttttcttaattccTCATTTTCGTTGAACTTTTCctctttatattttccttctttttcatattttccttcttttttatatttacccTCCTTTTCATATTTGTCCTCCTTTTCATATTTGTCCTCCTTTTCATATTTGTCTTCCTTTTCATACTTGTCCTCCTTTTCATATTTGTCCtccttttcatatttttcttccttttcatttttaagaaTGATCTGTTCGTAATTTTTCTCACTTTCCCCCGTTTGGCTATTTTTATCCTTACAATTTTCAGCCAAAATTTGTTCCCCCTTATTTGAAACATGATCAGTACTACAATGACCGATTTCAACATGTACATTTTCCTCTTCTTCAAATagaacattatttttattatcattattattattttctttaacttttatattatcactAACATATTCATTTTCTATTCTAAATTCGGTGTTGTTTAACTGGTTGGATAAGTGATTAGAATTTTTTGAATAGATATTATTTGAATTGCTAAACAAATTATCGCTCTTATAAttgttcatataatattcatgTTTTTTAACATCTTCATCATTATTCGAAAGAAACATAGCGTTATTAAATTCTGTCATATAATTCTcggttttattattttgaaatatattttctttatttcctAAATTTAAATCTAAATCTAAATAAtctataaatgttttttcaGGTACGTCATTAGAGTTACAATTTTCATGTACGAATTTTGATTCATTTTCACTAAAAGAGTttagataattttttgaatactCACTTGTTTTTTCGTCTAATTCGTCTAAAGTGCTTATATTATATTGCTCTTTaatcttttcttctttcatATCTTGTTCATTTgatgaaaattttgtaaaatatttgtttaatttttttaattgcgTCTCTTTTTCACTAGTGTTACTAtccttaaataaaaaattacttagTACTCCTTTCGTATCTCTATTCATTGTATCCA
This genomic window contains:
- the PmUG01_08030900 gene encoding conserved Plasmodium protein, unknown function, with amino-acid sequence MFLTSNKEDTTNEGIPNDTTSYHFSEKENNALMDTMNRDTKGVLSNFLFKDSNTSEKETQLKKLNKYFTKFSSNEQDMKEEKIKEQYNISTLDELDEKTSEYSKNYLNSFSENESKFVHENCNSNDVPEKTFIDYLDLDLNLGNKENIFQNNKTENYMTEFNNAMFLSNNDEDVKKHEYYMNNYKSDNLFSNSNNIYSKNSNHLSNQLNNTEFRIENEYVSDNIKVKENNNNDNKNNVLFEEEENVHVEIGHCSTDHVSNKGEQILAENCKDKNSQTGESEKNYEQIILKNEKEEKYEKEDKYEKEDKYEKEDKYEKEDKYEKEDKYEKEGKYKKEGKYEKEGKYKEEKFNENEELRKNNKTSKPILSNKSLEELNYSNKKSHYSSVFNETENLINISFISDVTKKRVYSELSYNLSNKDNNFEPSVIKTDMLNFETNKEEYNNSDNSAIHDNSGNNDNNDNDNDNDDDDDDDDEDHMSIMNRFDSKRNTYNTENIFGASGLEIKSSNSEFVSSSRNNSDEINEIDEIDEIFKKYKIEVSHLSKYFDINKNEKREQKLEGASGIEENGIKDDQHNSHSNRSSDSSNQSSGGTIRNRSSKSNLNCSRDRNTERDKRSNCNTLFGGDEMNKEQKYQHSNNSSENLLTQNKAEKKEKVSSLTLNCLDNFKEEPLKKIASENFSFEEESLNMEINETNYITEDVLTDILNVKEEKITFEIFKNCFSDLNYDIKLSSIQLLYDCIHEYSANDKMKPSGITDIGHFEKVHMTTGNKNSRSRRSSGRIGDIREDEEKKYITVSDIRSYIIERNAKNNNYYNEIIKMIVHFNNILLLMLNNNETEVKDKILFELLSLKFASIFNDILQLHDNFDNLIKHLNEIIKLILSDDSKNQNLKNIISNYLNDHKILIHKNDILSQMSSRLSGETNTSSFADNAEERGEVEELAVETVNGGAAIKGTAIEGMKKVKQRNKLQKEKHKNNATVEYNSSTNGKKHTIGTATAATAATVATTTINNSSCSSSNHNVGIKKGKTSFMTSAEENSKKSMKNLNDTENNTRNLTKDIIMNEINHTIEFCPNNDLKYDPKCAKKKKIKTDTHFLKDVVSDDMGSSNYSSSVKDKDDKQSDDEKEEKNVDEEYELQGRPSQGFNAKRNNLHRNIKLNGSISTNVDQMNKLKEKSELTQDESSQEENKKEANDNEKNKKVKKAKKITKFEKFESCNNKKSESNSNSMLENKKKIELTKNMKNKNITENIKNNEHKTGIEIQKLVTSRKTEKVIKNIDDKKNIEHKFTKNSEENKYKKKVFAPGYYVGSKIHGHDHISTKKNREFSTGNINYLKYSTNVNMQHDNNYMKRFSSINNVTAAVLNKPGLYVKQPSKHSIQNPLFAKKGYMLLPNLSNMKNSNIYNNICSSNNNNNIYNYNSINYPSNFGMYQSKSYENTPLTILSNISENYKVTNNNYQNKNAKKNTHNLYCAKEVNSNNYLWSDEMSKKVGTAKEHSGGIYNYSTNINVLNPSQLDLNKYDSSFIHPNSGIMRINSTSEQKNNNDYLTSKNLNQCTDEMLREDIKNKMVDPNARQLENRGDANLVGKLKTSMQEKNENRENSENRENSENRENNENRENNENRENSENSENSENSEKNKKKQIKQINEKNEINMSNGATSNKNYGNDFCEKKKKKNDVNDSKSNMGTTNRRKMSNEKSKMKSISNLSHIRKQTPFDDKRYSSCYNRMVNANVYTGFKRNLNNSNDKNTIFLHSKGSKFTNRYSNPTNNVNLLKMANEGGVSNGLNSKSSTFESNFTKLTKNYVNLSKGNKNTHGNEENMKGNEGNTKVRVTKSVYNRFTEIVTSKIRNFTLLNSKSVRSSVDNEGVSLSNDTTNEKEKNIGSCKGESNISGTGRSNEKNNSDNCNGVGKVKNKRKNHISNEKKGSNLMHFMGQLNIFQNKCTSANYSVAEGEQSENTNDYEESEETDHFNKVNGNKIKGASDSYGKNANKKNYIKLSSNKNAENYMGDRNESKLTKVSNYLCSIKNSDNINRIKRIYSGKSAIRSVTNKRVQDMKNGDNITNHRNSNVQVLSSHMDAMKNVNKIMNSNNENFTKNYNEMSRNLIINNDINNDDINNDDINNDDNNNNDNNNDDNNNDDNNNDDNNNDDNYNNNNSTLHAYNMNVENLDTNYRKNYDTVMVNRSCQGMVNMKKTNSHFVKYNKCNGEFFFPFQKRNSTLHNPLSVTRFFDNKNKIANIKTKEEEWYMHDMNSKQMSYSSENKKLFITAEKDDPLNNNRGNNNIYMSNSIRSNNIEQYNIDKRNCLNTSIETKQVEKENRTVHMNNNAFMNRPAFTYSNDYPLFKNKLTSLHTKNIPTSTFNYNITPDKVGTSCVLKSASLHENGITRSAYQNVDKNVYQNGGKNVYQTVSQNSMKPLNYSNEKNSRKDTRSLYKKEGNLLMSSDTSNVANASNTSIPLRKDATSDYIKNMSSVDENNLSVEQIMKIPGVKLGKNYVQGIDICSDWLKFNDYDKKVIEQSLKNSLENKNYKNFVNSMQFNNTFYSHIK